In Lycium barbarum isolate Lr01 chromosome 9, ASM1917538v2, whole genome shotgun sequence, the DNA window GTCTACCAAACACAAAACTACGTAGTCTCTTTTTTCCACAGCAAAATTCCCAACTCCAAAGAGTGCTAATTTCTGCAACCCAAATGGAACCCCAAGAAGATGAAGCCTTCACAAAGCCTGCTCATATTTCAAGCCAAGATTCAATCATGCCAATGCCTAACCTTCCTACTGAACTCATCACTGAAATCTTGTTAAAGCTTCCTGTGAAATCTCTCTTGAAATTCAGGTCTGTTTCTAAATCTTGGCTTTCCTTAATCTCTAGCCCTGATTTTGTGAAGACCCATCTCTTATTATCTGCTAGTAACAAGGACTACACTCACCATGGACTTATGTTTAAGTTTGCTAGTACATCTGACCGAGGTGTTAAGGACCGTTCTGTTAGCGCTTTATTTGCTAGTATATCTGACCGAGGTATTAAGGACTGTTCTCTTAGCGCTTTACTTTGCGATTCTGTAACTGAGGCATTTGACTTGGATTATCCTGGTAAATATTATCCCAATGATTATCCTAGATTTGTGGGTTCTGTCAATGGATTGATTTGTCTTGCCATCAATCGATTCATGGGATTGGATGACTTGTTTCTATGGAATCCATCAATTAGAAAGTATAAGAAATTGCCTAGTTGTAGACTTAATCAAAGCCGTTGTTACCATGAGCAAGCACTTGATGGATTCAATTTTGGTTTTGCATATGACGAGTTCCAAGATGATTACAAGGTAGTCGGTATTTTCCCTATTTCCGGAAAAATACGTCTGTGTCGTATTGAGGTCCAGATATATAGTCTAAAAAGTAATTCTTGGAGACGTATTGATGATTTTCAAGGTAGAGAGCTCTTGAATGCTCCTGCGAAGTGTGTGAATGGGAAACTTCATTGGCTTGACAAGCAGAGGAACATCATTTCTATTGATTTAGCTGATGAGAAATGGGCAGAGGTAGAGCGGCCCTACTCTGAAGGATGTGGATATGTGAAGCTGGGAGTGTTTGGAAGTGATCTTGCTGTGCTTTGTAATTATGGAAGGACTCACGTAGACGTCTGGGTTATGACAGAGTATGGGGTAAAAGAATCTTGGACAAAGATGTTTACGGTCAAGTTTCCTAATGATTCTATGGGTATATTTTATCCACCCATTTTAATGTCAAATGAAGGTGAAATTTTGCTCAAGTTTGGATCACGTTTCACAAAGTACAACCCAAAGGATGACTCGAT includes these proteins:
- the LOC132608927 gene encoding F-box/kelch-repeat protein At3g23880-like isoform X2, with product MEFEEDEAVTTHPKLSKPKNPLHFESISSQDSILPMPNLPTELINNISTKIASLPNTKLRSLFFPQQNSQLQRVLISATQMEPQEDEAFTKPAHISSQDSIMPMPNLPTELITEILLKLPVKSLLKFRSVSKSWLSLISSPDFVKTHLLLSASNKDYTHHGLMFKFASTSDRGIKDCSLSALLCDSVTEAFDLDYPGKYYPNDYPRFVGSVNGLICLAINRFMGLDDLFLWNPSIRKYKKLPSCRLNQSRCYHEQALDGFNFGFAYDEFQDDYKVVGIFPISGKIRLCRIEVQIYSLKSNSWRRIDDFQGRELLNAPAKCVNGKLHWLDKQRNIISIDLADEKWAEVERPYSEGCGYVKLGVFGSDLAVLCNYGRTHVDVWVMTEYGVKESWTKMFTVKFPNDSMGIFYPPILMSNEGEILLKFGSRFTKYNPKDDSIRYVDVTNFAPCIEAEIYVKSLVCPFYRGDHERTNNGG
- the LOC132608927 gene encoding F-box/kelch-repeat protein At3g23880-like isoform X1, yielding MEFEEDEAVTTHPKLSKPKNPLHFESISSQDSILPMPNLPTELINNISTKIASLPNTKLRSLFFPQQNSQLQRVLISATQMEPQEDEAFTKPAHISSQDSIMPMPNLPTELITEILLKLPVKSLLKFRSVSKSWLSLISSPDFVKTHLLLSASNKDYTHHGLMFKFASTSDRGVKDRSVSALFASISDRGIKDCSLSALLCDSVTEAFDLDYPGKYYPNDYPRFVGSVNGLICLAINRFMGLDDLFLWNPSIRKYKKLPSCRLNQSRCYHEQALDGFNFGFAYDEFQDDYKVVGIFPISGKIRLCRIEVQIYSLKSNSWRRIDDFQGRELLNAPAKCVNGKLHWLDKQRNIISIDLADEKWAEVERPYSEGCGYVKLGVFGSDLAVLCNYGRTHVDVWVMTEYGVKESWTKMFTVKFPNDSMGIFYPPILMSNEGEILLKFGSRFTKYNPKDDSIRYVDVTNFAPCIEAEIYVKSLVCPFYRGDHERTNNGG